The Pseudoalteromonas rubra genome has a segment encoding these proteins:
- a CDS encoding alanine/glycine:cation symporter family protein, translating to MADFFNTISGLLWGHILIYLLIAAGVFFTLRLGFIQFTQFPYMIKVMANSRSGAKDGISSFQAFCTSLAARVGTGNMAGVAVALYLGGPGAIFWMWLIALIGMATSFAESALAQLYKTKDDEGNFRGGPAYYMEYGLNKRWMGVLFSLCLILAFGLVFNAVQANSIAAAFEVAFDVPKYVMGLLLVCGSAFIIFGGLKTIARFAELAVPFMAIAYLLLAIVVCVMNASQLPDVFMLIINSALGFEQAAGGAVGYAVMQAMIQGIKRGLFSNEAGMGSAANAAASATPNPNHPASQGYVQMLGVFVDTIVICSATAALILLSNQLVPESGVTGIQLTQAALVEHVGDWGAIFVAIAILFFAFTSIVANYSYAETNLLFLEHNHPKGLFIFRACVLAMVMFGAVGELGLIWTLADISMGLMAIVNVVALFMLSGIVIWLAKDYRAQLKQGKTPVFDPSQKPEVLKTLPKGIWHK from the coding sequence ATGGCTGACTTTTTTAATACAATAAGCGGCTTGCTGTGGGGTCATATACTTATATACCTATTAATTGCAGCAGGTGTTTTCTTTACCCTCCGACTGGGTTTCATTCAATTCACCCAATTCCCATACATGATTAAAGTGATGGCAAACAGCCGAAGCGGCGCCAAAGACGGTATCTCTTCTTTCCAGGCTTTTTGTACCTCCCTTGCCGCCCGGGTAGGAACCGGTAATATGGCCGGTGTGGCTGTTGCACTCTATTTAGGTGGACCAGGCGCCATTTTTTGGATGTGGCTCATCGCGCTTATCGGCATGGCGACAAGCTTTGCAGAAAGTGCACTGGCTCAGCTATACAAAACCAAAGACGATGAAGGCAACTTCCGTGGTGGTCCTGCTTATTATATGGAGTATGGTCTGAACAAGCGTTGGATGGGTGTACTCTTCTCTTTATGTCTTATCCTGGCGTTTGGTTTAGTGTTTAATGCCGTACAGGCGAATTCGATTGCCGCAGCATTTGAAGTTGCCTTTGACGTACCTAAATACGTAATGGGCCTTTTGCTAGTTTGTGGTTCGGCCTTTATTATCTTTGGTGGCCTTAAGACCATAGCAAGATTTGCCGAGCTGGCCGTGCCCTTTATGGCTATCGCCTATTTATTACTGGCCATCGTTGTATGTGTCATGAACGCCAGCCAATTACCTGACGTCTTTATGCTGATCATCAACAGTGCACTTGGTTTTGAACAAGCTGCAGGCGGTGCCGTAGGTTATGCTGTCATGCAGGCCATGATCCAGGGGATTAAACGCGGCCTGTTCTCTAACGAAGCCGGTATGGGTAGCGCTGCAAACGCCGCAGCAAGCGCAACACCGAATCCAAACCACCCTGCTTCTCAGGGCTACGTTCAGATGCTTGGCGTATTTGTAGATACTATTGTTATCTGTAGTGCCACAGCGGCACTTATTCTGTTATCAAACCAGCTTGTGCCAGAATCTGGTGTAACGGGTATTCAGTTAACACAGGCTGCACTGGTTGAGCATGTCGGTGACTGGGGCGCGATTTTTGTCGCCATCGCTATCCTGTTCTTTGCCTTCACGTCCATTGTCGCTAACTATAGTTATGCAGAAACCAACTTACTGTTCCTTGAGCACAACCATCCCAAAGGCCTGTTTATCTTCCGAGCCTGTGTACTGGCTATGGTGATGTTTGGTGCAGTCGGCGAGCTTGGTTTGATCTGGACACTTGCTGATATCTCCATGGGCCTGATGGCCATCGTCAACGTAGTTGCATTGTTCATGTTATCTGGCATTGTTATCTGGTTAGCTAAAGACTACCGTGCCCAGCTTAAACAAGGCAAAACCCCTGTTTTTGACCCTTCACAAAAACCTGAAGTGTTAAAGACTCTGCCTAAAGGTATCTGGCACAAGTAA